The following coding sequences lie in one Oncorhynchus kisutch isolate 150728-3 linkage group LG27, Okis_V2, whole genome shotgun sequence genomic window:
- the LOC109872240 gene encoding E3 ubiquitin-protein ligase RNF31-like isoform X4, with protein MLPIQILLASCAMGSFPWGYVDDISIVTIYCFVFVYELTPLKWWKLPCAAQAEDGLSATRGLYHSLWMASIHSNQLEKVRCHAEACLHSTGSVLEIRAGILAMANIPLPPSAKYHYIAAETMIIENSIGNNRKETIGSLQRLSTALNILEKYGCNLTSSSRPKYWRTVKHNNPVFRATVDSIQGGRAVLCLYGYSNQQPDGLSFPDVVVEPDIEKVAAVTLEVMSLRMELDMLLKEAHPHPEFFERMVPSLNQKDDFGPMSDAVAIPSSLRESQPLYMSLSSLSQSPTSAFLPVRTANASTSTSISTRHTERANHHRTVVTSSKMRKNHRFTSTVSPSSSLPSWHCTHCTRVNSIQDILCEMCERPRLASSGPAKDEFPQPFTITEWQCKSCTVVNAGSSILCEVCERPRLATKPPATPTHPLPTPNRPAAPVLGMPGDPDSQWVCQFCTYVNYTPASVCEMCDLPRPEPAKMPVKLHPPSQVKRVPVLSVKPKDPPMEDPDLRRQKLMREEGLKLIELIRDGEKKGVSPEEVYTGMRVSGGGNILPCDWLKAELPHLLDQICAMAASSRAADLKTGLNQNGLSNETGTAEDTGVEEEQPRGGGVTLSRAEAKMAWLSAGGETERAARQSLRDRHAKVKELCSLGFNDEARCQEVLRQNGGEVRGALSLLQRPLLEPFHQRMWSDQPEPTIDINHPDKQRVCRRLLAVYDLPSWGRCELALSLLQERTAPYSLDDVVQAVRESQDRDFIRRVLAKECPICLSEFPHSKMQSLTSCQCSVCCGCFQQHFTIAVRDKHIRDMVCPVCWEPDINDPEHLNSYFSTLDIQLRECLEPEVYDLFHKKLTEQALIKDPKFLWCSHCSYGFIYDGDQLKVTCFQCRNSFCAQCKKPWESQHGGLSCEQYQSWKRENDPEYQRQGLAGYLRDNGITCPNCRFQYALSKGGCMHFCCSQCRYQFCSGCNNPFHTTCAVIQCSVTGLHAHHPRDCLFYLRDWEPVRLQALLQNKCVEFNTNTPPGTQAGMCGVIEQKDEGGQQTDSACGAQTQPGHAGLCEKHYREYLVSLINGHSIDPAPLFNANELVLACRRYQVDDARGEMEDDVTYYPRMLEKLIDEVPLGDKVPRKK; from the exons GATGGCCAGTATACATTCAAACCAGCTAGAGAAGGTACGATGCCATGCGGAAGCCTGTCTACATTCCACTGGCTCAGTGCTGGAGATCCGGGCAGGAATATTAGCTATGGCCAACATACCCTTACCACCGTCAGCCAAATACCACTACATCGCTGCTGAGACCATGATCATTGAGAACAGCATCGGTAACAACAGGAAAGAG ACCATAGGTTCCCTGCAGAGACTTTCCACAGCACTGAACATTCTGGAGAAGTATGGCTGTAACCTCACCAGCTCCAGTAGGCCCAAGTACTGGCGCACTGTCAAGCACAACAACCCTGTCTTCAGAGCAACAGTAGATTCCATTCAG GGAGGAAGGGCAGTGCTCTGTCTCTATGGTTACTCCAACCAGCAGCCAGACGGACTGAGTTTCCCTGATGTGGTCGTGGAGCCTGACATTGAGAAGGTCGCAGCAGTCACCTTGGAGGTCATGAGTCTACGCATGGAACTGGACATGCTCCTCAAG GAAGCTCACCCCCACCCAGAGTTCTTTGAGAGAATGGTCCCATCACTGAACCAAAAG GATGACTTTGGACCCATGTCTGATGCAGTAGCTATTCCCTCCAGCCTGAGAGAGAGCCAGCCCCTATACATGTCTCTATcctccctgtctcagtctcccaCTAGTGCCTTTCTTCCAGTACGGACCGCTAACGCCTCAACCTCAACCTCCATCTCTACCAGACACACAG AACGAGCCAATCACCACAGGACTGTCGTGACATCCTCTAAAATGCGAAAGAACCACAG GTTCACTTCCACTGTCTCTCCCAGTAGCTCCCTCCCGTCATGGCACTGTACCCACTGCACCAGGGTCAACTCCATCCAGGACATACTGTGTGAGATGTGTGAGAGGCCACGCCTGGcctcctctggccctgctaaggaTGAGTTCCCACAGCCCTTCACCATCACTg AGTGGCAGTGTAAAAGCTGTACGGTAGTGAACGCAGGCAGTAGTATcctgtgtgaggtgtgtgagcGCCCCCGCCTGGCCACCAAGCCTCCTGCAACTCCCACACACCCCCTTCCTACGCCCAACCGGCCTGCTGCTCCAGTACTGGGCATGCCAGGAGACCCAGACAGCCAG TGGGTGTGCCAATTCTGTACTTATGTCAATTACACTCCAGCGTCAGTGTGTGAGATGTGTGACCTTCCTCGTCCCGAGCCCGCCAAAATGCCAGTCAAACTCCACCCTCCATCCCAGGTCAAAAGGGTCCCTGTGCTGTCTGTCAAACCCAAAGACCCGCCCATGGAGGACCCTGATTTGAGGAGACAGAAACTGATGAGGGAAGAGGGGCTAAAGCTGATTGAGCTTATTAGA gatggaGAGAAAAAAGGAGTGAGTCCAGAGGAGGTGTACACAGGCATGCGCGTCTCCGGGGGCGGCAACATCCTCCCCTGTGATTGGCTCAAAGCGGAGCTACCTCACCTGCTCGACCAGATCTGTGCCATGGCTGCGTCGTCTCGAGCAGCAGACCTGAAAACAGGACTGAACCAGAACGGACTCTCCAACGAGACTGGTACTGCAGAGGATACTGGTGTGGAGGAGGAGCAGCCCAGAGGGGGAGGAGTGACCCTGTCCAGGGCTGAGGCCAAGATGGCCTGGCTGTCTGCAGGGGGAGAAACTGAAAGAGCAGCCAGACAGTCTCTCAGAGACAGACACGCTAAG GTGAAGGAGCTATGTTCTCTGGGGTTCAACGATGAGGCGCGGTGTCAGGAGGTACTGAGGCAGAACGGgggagaggtgcggggggctctgtctctgctgcagcgaccgCTCTTGGAGCCCTTCCACCAGCGCATGTGGAGCGACCAGCCCGAGCCCACCATCGACATCAACCACCCCGACAAACAG CGTGTGTGTCGGAGGCTGCTGGCGGTGTATGACCTGCCCAGCTGGGGCCGCTGTGAGCTGGCCCTGTCCTTGCTGCAGGAGCGCACCGCCCCCTACTCCCTGGACGATGTAGTACAGGCCGTACGCGAGTCACAAGACCGAGACTTCATCCGCCGGGTGCTGGCCAAAGAGTGCCCCATCTGCCTATCGGAGTTTCCCCACAGCaag ATGCAGTCTCTGACCTCCTGTCAGTGCTCGGTGTGCTGTGGCTGTTTCCAGCAGCACTTCACCATTGCAGTGAGAGACAAGCATATCAGAGACATGGTGTGTCCCGTCTGCTGGGAACCTGACATCAACGACCCCGAACACCTCAACAGCTACTTCTCCACCCTGGACATCCAG ctgCGGGAGTGTCTGGAGCCAGAGGTATATGATCTGTTTCATAAGAAGCTGACTGAACAAGCTCTCATCAAGGACCCCAAGTTCCTCTGGTGTAGTCAT TGCTCCTATGGGTTCATCTATGATGGAGACCAACTGAAGGTCACCTGTTTCCAGTGCAGGAACAGCTTCTGTGCACAATGCAAGAAACCT TGGGAGTCTCAGCATGGTGGTCTGTCATGTGAACAGTACCAGTcctggaagagagagaatgacccAGAATACCAGAGGCAAGGCCTGGCCGGATACCTGCGTGACAACGGCATCA CCTGTCCAAACTGCAGGTTCCAATATGCCCTGTCTAAAGGAGGCTGTATGCATTTCTGCTGCTCCCAGTGCAGGTACCAGTTCTGCAGCGGATGCAACAACCCCTTCCACACT ACGTGTGCAGTGATCCAGTGCAGTGTGACAGGCCTGCACGCCCATCACCCTCGAGACTGCCTCTTCTACCTGAGGGACTGGGAGCCTGTCAGACTGCAGGCACTGCTGCAG AACAAGTGTGTTGAGTTCAACACTAACACCCCTCCAGGAACTCAAGCCG ggATGTGTGGCGTGATTGAGCAGAAGGATGAGGGTGGGCAGCAGACGGACTCGGCCTGTGGGGCTCAAACTCAGCCTGGCCATGCAGGACTCTGCGA GAAACACTACAGAGAGTACTTGGTGAGTCTCATCAATGGCCATTCCATCGACCCGGCCCCTCTCTTCAATGCCAACGAGCTGGTTTTGGCCTGTCGGAGATACCAAGTGGATGATGCCCGGGGGGAGATGGAGGACGACGTAACGTACTATCCTCGAATGCTGGAG AAACTGATTGATGAAGTACCACTTGGAGACAAGGTTCCTCGGAAGAAATGA
- the LOC109872240 gene encoding E3 ubiquitin-protein ligase RNF31-like isoform X6 — MLPIQILLASCAMGSFPWGYVDDISIVTIYCFVFVYELTPLKWWKLPCAAQAEDGLSATRGLYHSLWMASIHSNQLEKVRCHAEACLHSTGSVLEIRAGILAMANIPLPPSAKYHYIAAETMIIENSIGNNRKETIGSLQRLSTALNILEKYGCNLTSSSRPKYWRTVKHNNPVFRATVDSIQGGRAVLCLYGYSNQQPDGLSFPDVVVEPDIEKVAAVTLEVMSLRMELDMLLKEAHPHPEFFERMVPSLNQKDDFGPMSDAVAIPSSLRESQPLYMSLSSLSQSPTSAFLPVRTANASTSTSISTRHTERANHHRTVVTSSKMRKNHSSLPSWHCTHCTRVNSIQDILCEMCERPRLASSGPAKDEFPQPFTITEWQCKSCTVVNAGSSILCEVCERPRLATKPPATPTHPLPTPNRPAAPVLGMPGDPDSQWVCQFCTYVNYTPASVCEMCDLPRPEPAKMPVKLHPPSQVKRVPVLSVKPKDPPMEDPDLRRQKLMREEGLKLIELIRDGEKKGVSPEEVYTGMRVSGGGNILPCDWLKAELPHLLDQICAMAASSRAADLKTGLNQNGLSNETGTAEDTGVEEEQPRGGGVTLSRAEAKMAWLSAGGETERAARQSLRDRHAKVKELCSLGFNDEARCQEVLRQNGGEVRGALSLLQRPLLEPFHQRMWSDQPEPTIDINHPDKQRVCRRLLAVYDLPSWGRCELALSLLQERTAPYSLDDVVQAVRESQDRDFIRRVLAKECPICLSEFPHSKMQSLTSCQCSVCCGCFQQHFTIAVRDKHIRDMVCPVCWEPDINDPEHLNSYFSTLDIQLRECLEPEVYDLFHKKLTEQALIKDPKFLWCSHCSYGFIYDGDQLKVTCFQCRNSFCAQCKKPWESQHGGLSCEQYQSWKRENDPEYQRQGLAGYLRDNGITCPNCRFQYALSKGGCMHFCCSQCRYQFCSGCNNPFHTTCAVIQCSVTGLHAHHPRDCLFYLRDWEPVRLQALLQNKCVEFNTNTPPGTQAGMCGVIEQKDEGGQQTDSACGAQTQPGHAGLCEKHYREYLVSLINGHSIDPAPLFNANELVLACRRYQVDDARGEMEDDVTYYPRMLEKLIDEVPLGDKVPRKK, encoded by the exons GATGGCCAGTATACATTCAAACCAGCTAGAGAAGGTACGATGCCATGCGGAAGCCTGTCTACATTCCACTGGCTCAGTGCTGGAGATCCGGGCAGGAATATTAGCTATGGCCAACATACCCTTACCACCGTCAGCCAAATACCACTACATCGCTGCTGAGACCATGATCATTGAGAACAGCATCGGTAACAACAGGAAAGAG ACCATAGGTTCCCTGCAGAGACTTTCCACAGCACTGAACATTCTGGAGAAGTATGGCTGTAACCTCACCAGCTCCAGTAGGCCCAAGTACTGGCGCACTGTCAAGCACAACAACCCTGTCTTCAGAGCAACAGTAGATTCCATTCAG GGAGGAAGGGCAGTGCTCTGTCTCTATGGTTACTCCAACCAGCAGCCAGACGGACTGAGTTTCCCTGATGTGGTCGTGGAGCCTGACATTGAGAAGGTCGCAGCAGTCACCTTGGAGGTCATGAGTCTACGCATGGAACTGGACATGCTCCTCAAG GAAGCTCACCCCCACCCAGAGTTCTTTGAGAGAATGGTCCCATCACTGAACCAAAAG GATGACTTTGGACCCATGTCTGATGCAGTAGCTATTCCCTCCAGCCTGAGAGAGAGCCAGCCCCTATACATGTCTCTATcctccctgtctcagtctcccaCTAGTGCCTTTCTTCCAGTACGGACCGCTAACGCCTCAACCTCAACCTCCATCTCTACCAGACACACAG AACGAGCCAATCACCACAGGACTGTCGTGACATCCTCTAAAATGCGAAAGAACCACAG CTCCCTCCCGTCATGGCACTGTACCCACTGCACCAGGGTCAACTCCATCCAGGACATACTGTGTGAGATGTGTGAGAGGCCACGCCTGGcctcctctggccctgctaaggaTGAGTTCCCACAGCCCTTCACCATCACTg AGTGGCAGTGTAAAAGCTGTACGGTAGTGAACGCAGGCAGTAGTATcctgtgtgaggtgtgtgagcGCCCCCGCCTGGCCACCAAGCCTCCTGCAACTCCCACACACCCCCTTCCTACGCCCAACCGGCCTGCTGCTCCAGTACTGGGCATGCCAGGAGACCCAGACAGCCAG TGGGTGTGCCAATTCTGTACTTATGTCAATTACACTCCAGCGTCAGTGTGTGAGATGTGTGACCTTCCTCGTCCCGAGCCCGCCAAAATGCCAGTCAAACTCCACCCTCCATCCCAGGTCAAAAGGGTCCCTGTGCTGTCTGTCAAACCCAAAGACCCGCCCATGGAGGACCCTGATTTGAGGAGACAGAAACTGATGAGGGAAGAGGGGCTAAAGCTGATTGAGCTTATTAGA gatggaGAGAAAAAAGGAGTGAGTCCAGAGGAGGTGTACACAGGCATGCGCGTCTCCGGGGGCGGCAACATCCTCCCCTGTGATTGGCTCAAAGCGGAGCTACCTCACCTGCTCGACCAGATCTGTGCCATGGCTGCGTCGTCTCGAGCAGCAGACCTGAAAACAGGACTGAACCAGAACGGACTCTCCAACGAGACTGGTACTGCAGAGGATACTGGTGTGGAGGAGGAGCAGCCCAGAGGGGGAGGAGTGACCCTGTCCAGGGCTGAGGCCAAGATGGCCTGGCTGTCTGCAGGGGGAGAAACTGAAAGAGCAGCCAGACAGTCTCTCAGAGACAGACACGCTAAG GTGAAGGAGCTATGTTCTCTGGGGTTCAACGATGAGGCGCGGTGTCAGGAGGTACTGAGGCAGAACGGgggagaggtgcggggggctctgtctctgctgcagcgaccgCTCTTGGAGCCCTTCCACCAGCGCATGTGGAGCGACCAGCCCGAGCCCACCATCGACATCAACCACCCCGACAAACAG CGTGTGTGTCGGAGGCTGCTGGCGGTGTATGACCTGCCCAGCTGGGGCCGCTGTGAGCTGGCCCTGTCCTTGCTGCAGGAGCGCACCGCCCCCTACTCCCTGGACGATGTAGTACAGGCCGTACGCGAGTCACAAGACCGAGACTTCATCCGCCGGGTGCTGGCCAAAGAGTGCCCCATCTGCCTATCGGAGTTTCCCCACAGCaag ATGCAGTCTCTGACCTCCTGTCAGTGCTCGGTGTGCTGTGGCTGTTTCCAGCAGCACTTCACCATTGCAGTGAGAGACAAGCATATCAGAGACATGGTGTGTCCCGTCTGCTGGGAACCTGACATCAACGACCCCGAACACCTCAACAGCTACTTCTCCACCCTGGACATCCAG ctgCGGGAGTGTCTGGAGCCAGAGGTATATGATCTGTTTCATAAGAAGCTGACTGAACAAGCTCTCATCAAGGACCCCAAGTTCCTCTGGTGTAGTCAT TGCTCCTATGGGTTCATCTATGATGGAGACCAACTGAAGGTCACCTGTTTCCAGTGCAGGAACAGCTTCTGTGCACAATGCAAGAAACCT TGGGAGTCTCAGCATGGTGGTCTGTCATGTGAACAGTACCAGTcctggaagagagagaatgacccAGAATACCAGAGGCAAGGCCTGGCCGGATACCTGCGTGACAACGGCATCA CCTGTCCAAACTGCAGGTTCCAATATGCCCTGTCTAAAGGAGGCTGTATGCATTTCTGCTGCTCCCAGTGCAGGTACCAGTTCTGCAGCGGATGCAACAACCCCTTCCACACT ACGTGTGCAGTGATCCAGTGCAGTGTGACAGGCCTGCACGCCCATCACCCTCGAGACTGCCTCTTCTACCTGAGGGACTGGGAGCCTGTCAGACTGCAGGCACTGCTGCAG AACAAGTGTGTTGAGTTCAACACTAACACCCCTCCAGGAACTCAAGCCG ggATGTGTGGCGTGATTGAGCAGAAGGATGAGGGTGGGCAGCAGACGGACTCGGCCTGTGGGGCTCAAACTCAGCCTGGCCATGCAGGACTCTGCGA GAAACACTACAGAGAGTACTTGGTGAGTCTCATCAATGGCCATTCCATCGACCCGGCCCCTCTCTTCAATGCCAACGAGCTGGTTTTGGCCTGTCGGAGATACCAAGTGGATGATGCCCGGGGGGAGATGGAGGACGACGTAACGTACTATCCTCGAATGCTGGAG AAACTGATTGATGAAGTACCACTTGGAGACAAGGTTCCTCGGAAGAAATGA
- the LOC109872240 gene encoding E3 ubiquitin-protein ligase RNF31-like isoform X5, which produces MLPIQILLASCAMGSFPWGYVDDISIVTIYCFVFVYELTPLKWWKLPCAAQAEDGLSATRGLYHSLWMASIHSNQLEKVRCHAEACLHSTGSVLEIRAGILAMANIPLPPSAKYHYIAAETMIIENSIGNNRKETIGSLQRLSTALNILEKYGCNLTSSSRPKYWRTVKHNNPVFRATVDSIQGGRAVLCLYGYSNQQPDGLSFPDVVVEPDIEKVAAVTLEVMSLRMELDMLLKEAHPHPEFFERMVPSLNQKDDFGPMSDAVAIPSSLRESQPLYMSLSSLSQSPTSAFLPVRTANASTSTSISTRHTERANHHRTVVTSSKMRKNHSSSLPSWHCTHCTRVNSIQDILCEMCERPRLASSGPAKDEFPQPFTITEWQCKSCTVVNAGSSILCEVCERPRLATKPPATPTHPLPTPNRPAAPVLGMPGDPDSQWVCQFCTYVNYTPASVCEMCDLPRPEPAKMPVKLHPPSQVKRVPVLSVKPKDPPMEDPDLRRQKLMREEGLKLIELIRDGEKKGVSPEEVYTGMRVSGGGNILPCDWLKAELPHLLDQICAMAASSRAADLKTGLNQNGLSNETGTAEDTGVEEEQPRGGGVTLSRAEAKMAWLSAGGETERAARQSLRDRHAKVKELCSLGFNDEARCQEVLRQNGGEVRGALSLLQRPLLEPFHQRMWSDQPEPTIDINHPDKQRVCRRLLAVYDLPSWGRCELALSLLQERTAPYSLDDVVQAVRESQDRDFIRRVLAKECPICLSEFPHSKMQSLTSCQCSVCCGCFQQHFTIAVRDKHIRDMVCPVCWEPDINDPEHLNSYFSTLDIQLRECLEPEVYDLFHKKLTEQALIKDPKFLWCSHCSYGFIYDGDQLKVTCFQCRNSFCAQCKKPWESQHGGLSCEQYQSWKRENDPEYQRQGLAGYLRDNGITCPNCRFQYALSKGGCMHFCCSQCRYQFCSGCNNPFHTTCAVIQCSVTGLHAHHPRDCLFYLRDWEPVRLQALLQNKCVEFNTNTPPGTQAGMCGVIEQKDEGGQQTDSACGAQTQPGHAGLCEKHYREYLVSLINGHSIDPAPLFNANELVLACRRYQVDDARGEMEDDVTYYPRMLEKLIDEVPLGDKVPRKK; this is translated from the exons GATGGCCAGTATACATTCAAACCAGCTAGAGAAGGTACGATGCCATGCGGAAGCCTGTCTACATTCCACTGGCTCAGTGCTGGAGATCCGGGCAGGAATATTAGCTATGGCCAACATACCCTTACCACCGTCAGCCAAATACCACTACATCGCTGCTGAGACCATGATCATTGAGAACAGCATCGGTAACAACAGGAAAGAG ACCATAGGTTCCCTGCAGAGACTTTCCACAGCACTGAACATTCTGGAGAAGTATGGCTGTAACCTCACCAGCTCCAGTAGGCCCAAGTACTGGCGCACTGTCAAGCACAACAACCCTGTCTTCAGAGCAACAGTAGATTCCATTCAG GGAGGAAGGGCAGTGCTCTGTCTCTATGGTTACTCCAACCAGCAGCCAGACGGACTGAGTTTCCCTGATGTGGTCGTGGAGCCTGACATTGAGAAGGTCGCAGCAGTCACCTTGGAGGTCATGAGTCTACGCATGGAACTGGACATGCTCCTCAAG GAAGCTCACCCCCACCCAGAGTTCTTTGAGAGAATGGTCCCATCACTGAACCAAAAG GATGACTTTGGACCCATGTCTGATGCAGTAGCTATTCCCTCCAGCCTGAGAGAGAGCCAGCCCCTATACATGTCTCTATcctccctgtctcagtctcccaCTAGTGCCTTTCTTCCAGTACGGACCGCTAACGCCTCAACCTCAACCTCCATCTCTACCAGACACACAG AACGAGCCAATCACCACAGGACTGTCGTGACATCCTCTAAAATGCGAAAGAACCACAG TAGCTCCCTCCCGTCATGGCACTGTACCCACTGCACCAGGGTCAACTCCATCCAGGACATACTGTGTGAGATGTGTGAGAGGCCACGCCTGGcctcctctggccctgctaaggaTGAGTTCCCACAGCCCTTCACCATCACTg AGTGGCAGTGTAAAAGCTGTACGGTAGTGAACGCAGGCAGTAGTATcctgtgtgaggtgtgtgagcGCCCCCGCCTGGCCACCAAGCCTCCTGCAACTCCCACACACCCCCTTCCTACGCCCAACCGGCCTGCTGCTCCAGTACTGGGCATGCCAGGAGACCCAGACAGCCAG TGGGTGTGCCAATTCTGTACTTATGTCAATTACACTCCAGCGTCAGTGTGTGAGATGTGTGACCTTCCTCGTCCCGAGCCCGCCAAAATGCCAGTCAAACTCCACCCTCCATCCCAGGTCAAAAGGGTCCCTGTGCTGTCTGTCAAACCCAAAGACCCGCCCATGGAGGACCCTGATTTGAGGAGACAGAAACTGATGAGGGAAGAGGGGCTAAAGCTGATTGAGCTTATTAGA gatggaGAGAAAAAAGGAGTGAGTCCAGAGGAGGTGTACACAGGCATGCGCGTCTCCGGGGGCGGCAACATCCTCCCCTGTGATTGGCTCAAAGCGGAGCTACCTCACCTGCTCGACCAGATCTGTGCCATGGCTGCGTCGTCTCGAGCAGCAGACCTGAAAACAGGACTGAACCAGAACGGACTCTCCAACGAGACTGGTACTGCAGAGGATACTGGTGTGGAGGAGGAGCAGCCCAGAGGGGGAGGAGTGACCCTGTCCAGGGCTGAGGCCAAGATGGCCTGGCTGTCTGCAGGGGGAGAAACTGAAAGAGCAGCCAGACAGTCTCTCAGAGACAGACACGCTAAG GTGAAGGAGCTATGTTCTCTGGGGTTCAACGATGAGGCGCGGTGTCAGGAGGTACTGAGGCAGAACGGgggagaggtgcggggggctctgtctctgctgcagcgaccgCTCTTGGAGCCCTTCCACCAGCGCATGTGGAGCGACCAGCCCGAGCCCACCATCGACATCAACCACCCCGACAAACAG CGTGTGTGTCGGAGGCTGCTGGCGGTGTATGACCTGCCCAGCTGGGGCCGCTGTGAGCTGGCCCTGTCCTTGCTGCAGGAGCGCACCGCCCCCTACTCCCTGGACGATGTAGTACAGGCCGTACGCGAGTCACAAGACCGAGACTTCATCCGCCGGGTGCTGGCCAAAGAGTGCCCCATCTGCCTATCGGAGTTTCCCCACAGCaag ATGCAGTCTCTGACCTCCTGTCAGTGCTCGGTGTGCTGTGGCTGTTTCCAGCAGCACTTCACCATTGCAGTGAGAGACAAGCATATCAGAGACATGGTGTGTCCCGTCTGCTGGGAACCTGACATCAACGACCCCGAACACCTCAACAGCTACTTCTCCACCCTGGACATCCAG ctgCGGGAGTGTCTGGAGCCAGAGGTATATGATCTGTTTCATAAGAAGCTGACTGAACAAGCTCTCATCAAGGACCCCAAGTTCCTCTGGTGTAGTCAT TGCTCCTATGGGTTCATCTATGATGGAGACCAACTGAAGGTCACCTGTTTCCAGTGCAGGAACAGCTTCTGTGCACAATGCAAGAAACCT TGGGAGTCTCAGCATGGTGGTCTGTCATGTGAACAGTACCAGTcctggaagagagagaatgacccAGAATACCAGAGGCAAGGCCTGGCCGGATACCTGCGTGACAACGGCATCA CCTGTCCAAACTGCAGGTTCCAATATGCCCTGTCTAAAGGAGGCTGTATGCATTTCTGCTGCTCCCAGTGCAGGTACCAGTTCTGCAGCGGATGCAACAACCCCTTCCACACT ACGTGTGCAGTGATCCAGTGCAGTGTGACAGGCCTGCACGCCCATCACCCTCGAGACTGCCTCTTCTACCTGAGGGACTGGGAGCCTGTCAGACTGCAGGCACTGCTGCAG AACAAGTGTGTTGAGTTCAACACTAACACCCCTCCAGGAACTCAAGCCG ggATGTGTGGCGTGATTGAGCAGAAGGATGAGGGTGGGCAGCAGACGGACTCGGCCTGTGGGGCTCAAACTCAGCCTGGCCATGCAGGACTCTGCGA GAAACACTACAGAGAGTACTTGGTGAGTCTCATCAATGGCCATTCCATCGACCCGGCCCCTCTCTTCAATGCCAACGAGCTGGTTTTGGCCTGTCGGAGATACCAAGTGGATGATGCCCGGGGGGAGATGGAGGACGACGTAACGTACTATCCTCGAATGCTGGAG AAACTGATTGATGAAGTACCACTTGGAGACAAGGTTCCTCGGAAGAAATGA